A region of Leptospira bouyouniensis DNA encodes the following proteins:
- the dxs gene encoding 1-deoxy-D-xylulose-5-phosphate synthase yields MPSYPYLDKINFPEDLRTLKETDLPAVCHDVREYIIDTLSDVGGHFASNLGVVELTVALHYVFQTPKDKIIWDVGHQTYPHKILTGRKKELPTVRKWLGLSGFPKREESKYDLYNTGHAGTSISQALGEACARDLMGETYKVAAVIGDASIATGMALEAMNHGGHIKPNMLVILNDNYMSISKNVGSISNYLNRIISSQVYNKGKTAFYSFLKWIPLIGPALQALAHNMETSFKHFMMRPGGLFEDLGFTYFGPIDGHDVNRVVHMLQNLSKIQGPVLLHVLTQKGKGYKPAEADPIKYHGVTPFNKESGKMASADANKIGLSKIVGKTLIDLTNKDKRIAVITPAMIEGSGLRDYHETYPNHTFDVGIAEQHSVAFAGAMTNGGAIPYMCIYSTFLTRALDQLVEDVSLMNLPVRFVIDRAGIVGPDGETHQGLSDLGYLAGLPNMDILVPSSAQDIIDCLHFMKDYTDHPIAIRFPKDNGDLRELKFETPNQVTKAKARVISEGNDLLILSIGFMLPIAKQVAEILKTKGISVSVIDLFWLRPYDKDLVHSYITKTKQFVILDESYLHAGASGYLLNEIPNSLIGKFLKTFALPLEPIHHGERNQILEHYRLSASQIAEDLHSLLQK; encoded by the coding sequence ATGCCATCGTATCCATATCTCGACAAAATCAATTTCCCAGAAGACCTTAGAACCCTAAAGGAAACCGACCTCCCTGCCGTCTGCCATGACGTCAGGGAATACATCATCGACACCCTCTCGGATGTGGGGGGGCATTTTGCAAGTAACCTCGGAGTTGTGGAACTCACAGTAGCCCTCCACTATGTCTTCCAAACCCCAAAAGATAAAATCATTTGGGACGTTGGTCACCAAACTTACCCACATAAGATCCTTACAGGTCGCAAAAAAGAACTACCTACTGTGCGCAAATGGTTAGGCCTCTCTGGGTTTCCCAAACGCGAAGAATCCAAATATGATTTATACAACACAGGACACGCAGGCACTTCCATCTCCCAAGCCTTAGGAGAAGCATGCGCCAGAGATTTAATGGGGGAAACTTACAAAGTCGCTGCTGTCATCGGTGACGCATCCATTGCCACTGGTATGGCGTTGGAAGCCATGAACCATGGTGGGCATATCAAACCGAATATGCTTGTCATCTTAAATGACAACTACATGTCGATCTCCAAAAATGTCGGCTCCATTTCCAATTATCTCAATCGAATCATATCTTCTCAAGTGTACAATAAAGGAAAAACCGCCTTTTATAGTTTTTTAAAATGGATTCCTTTGATTGGGCCCGCCTTGCAGGCATTAGCCCATAATATGGAAACTTCTTTTAAACATTTTATGATGCGTCCAGGTGGACTCTTTGAGGATTTGGGATTTACATACTTTGGACCGATTGATGGGCACGATGTGAACCGAGTTGTGCATATGTTGCAAAACCTCTCTAAAATTCAGGGCCCAGTCCTTCTACATGTTCTCACACAAAAAGGGAAAGGATACAAACCCGCAGAAGCAGATCCAATTAAATACCATGGAGTCACGCCGTTTAACAAAGAATCTGGTAAAATGGCATCTGCCGATGCCAATAAAATTGGTCTTTCAAAAATTGTCGGAAAAACTCTGATTGATTTAACTAACAAAGATAAACGCATTGCAGTCATCACACCCGCTATGATTGAAGGTTCAGGTTTACGTGATTACCACGAAACTTACCCAAACCATACTTTTGATGTGGGTATCGCCGAACAACACTCAGTTGCCTTTGCTGGTGCCATGACAAACGGCGGCGCCATTCCTTATATGTGCATCTATTCTACCTTTCTAACAAGAGCACTTGACCAGTTGGTAGAAGACGTTTCCCTTATGAACTTACCTGTTAGATTTGTTATCGATCGGGCAGGGATTGTGGGACCCGATGGAGAAACCCACCAAGGATTATCAGATTTAGGGTATCTTGCTGGTCTTCCCAATATGGACATTTTAGTACCAAGTTCAGCACAAGACATCATCGATTGCCTCCATTTTATGAAAGATTATACGGATCATCCCATTGCGATTCGTTTTCCAAAAGATAATGGCGACTTACGAGAGTTAAAGTTCGAAACTCCAAACCAAGTCACAAAAGCAAAGGCAAGGGTGATTTCCGAGGGAAACGATTTATTGATACTTTCTATTGGTTTTATGTTACCCATAGCCAAACAGGTTGCTGAGATTTTAAAAACAAAAGGGATTTCTGTATCCGTGATTGATTTGTTTTGGTTAAGACCTTACGACAAAGATCTTGTACATTCCTACATCACAAAAACCAAACAATTTGTAATTTTAGACGAGAGTTACCTTCACGCAGGAGCTTCTGGTTACCTTTTGAACGAAATTCCAAATTCTCTTATTGGTAAGTTTTTAAAGACATTTGCCCTTCCTTTGGAACCCATCCACCATGGAGAAAGAAACCAAATTTTAGAACACTACCGTTTGAGTGCGTCTCAAATTGCTGAGGATTTACATTCACTTTTGCAAAAATAA
- a CDS encoding tetratricopeptide repeat protein, translating to MSSSSFQLSLDLAKDHFKIGDLDRAEFHLRSSLELEESEEAYFYLGLVQNALGLWSDALASYYKAVSLDHEYGNPCNEIGVLLLRMGNDKEAVYWLKKSVRCERNDAPHISYFNLATLYKLWNRPERSLQYLHKALSLKKDFMEANELWRELKADEEAPSN from the coding sequence TTGTCTTCAAGTTCTTTCCAACTTTCTTTAGATTTAGCAAAAGACCATTTTAAAATCGGTGATTTAGACCGTGCCGAATTCCACCTTCGTTCCAGTTTAGAATTGGAAGAATCAGAGGAAGCATATTTTTACTTGGGACTTGTCCAAAACGCACTCGGTTTGTGGAGTGATGCTTTGGCTTCGTATTACAAAGCCGTTAGTTTGGATCATGAATATGGCAATCCATGTAACGAAATCGGTGTTTTACTGCTTAGAATGGGTAATGACAAAGAAGCTGTGTATTGGTTAAAAAAATCAGTACGTTGTGAGAGAAACGATGCCCCTCATATTTCCTATTTCAACTTAGCAACTCTGTACAAACTTTGGAACCGCCCGGAAAGGTCCTTACAATACCTTCACAAAGCACTTTCCTTAAAAAAAGATTTTATGGAAGCGAATGAACTTTGGCGGGAACTAAAAGCCGATGAGGAAGCTCCTTCCAATTAA